A single region of the Pseudomonas sp. GGS8 genome encodes:
- a CDS encoding histidine phosphatase family protein: MGSIYLIRHGQASFGADDYDVLSPTGIRQAEVLGRHLAELGVSFDRCLSGDLRRQQHTATSALEQFAAVGLPVPTLEIDCAFNEFDADAVIRALLPAMLEDEPEALEILRNAAQNRAEFQRIFALIIERWLAGTYDTPGLESWLGFVDRVQAGLQRLLENADNTQKIAVFTSGGTITALLHLITQMPARQAFELNWQIVNTSLNLLKFRGREVTLASFNSHTHLQLLKAPELITFR; the protein is encoded by the coding sequence GTGGGCAGCATCTATTTGATTCGACATGGCCAGGCCTCCTTTGGTGCAGACGACTATGACGTTCTGTCGCCGACCGGTATTCGCCAGGCAGAAGTCCTCGGCCGGCACCTGGCCGAACTCGGTGTCAGCTTCGATCGCTGCCTGTCGGGCGACCTGCGCCGTCAGCAACACACGGCCACCAGCGCGCTGGAACAGTTCGCCGCGGTGGGCTTGCCGGTACCAACGCTGGAAATCGATTGCGCCTTCAACGAATTCGACGCCGACGCGGTGATCCGTGCCCTGCTGCCGGCCATGCTGGAGGACGAGCCCGAGGCGCTGGAGATCCTGCGCAACGCCGCGCAAAACCGTGCCGAGTTCCAGCGTATCTTCGCCCTGATCATCGAGCGCTGGCTCGCCGGCACCTATGACACACCGGGCCTGGAAAGCTGGCTGGGCTTCGTCGATCGTGTGCAGGCTGGCCTGCAGCGGCTGCTCGAAAATGCCGACAACACCCAGAAAATCGCCGTATTCACCTCCGGTGGCACCATCACTGCCCTGCTCCATCTCATTACGCAAATGCCTGCCCGGCAGGCCTTTGAACTGAACTGGCAAATCGTCAACACCTCGCTCAACCTGCTCAAGTTTCGTGGTCGCGAGGTGACCCTGGCTTCCTTCAACAGTCATACGCACCTGCAACTGCTGAAGGCCCCGGAACTCATCACGTTTCGCTGA
- a CDS encoding amidohydrolase — MPDAPADLILYNGRLHTVDRKKPQASAVAIKDGHFVVVGSDAQAMALQGPGTQIIDLHGRTVIPGLNDSHLHLIRGGLNYNLELRWEGVPSLADALRMLKDQADRTPTPQWVRVVGGWNEFQFAEKRMPTLEELNKAAPDTPVFVLHLYDRALLNRAALKVVGYTRDTPNPPGGEIQRDANGDPTGMLIARPNAMILYSTLAKGPKLPLEYQVNSTRQFMRELNRLGVTSAIDAGGGYQNYPDDYQVIQQLAKDQQLTVRIAYNLFTQKPKEELSDFKNWTSTSHYGQGNDFLRHNGAGEMLVFSAADFEDFLEPRPDLPQTMEQELEPVVRHLVEQRWPFRLHATYNESISRMLDVFEKVDRDIPFNGLPWFFDHAETITPRNIERVKALGGGIAIQDRMAFQGEYFVDRYGAKAAEATPPITRMLAEGVPVGAGTDATRVSSYNPWTSLYWLVSGRTVGGLALYPQGLSRDTALELFTHGSAWFSSEQGKKGQIKVGQLADLIALSADYFHIEDEAIKWIESVLTIVDGKIVHGSVEFEKLGPPPIPVVPEWSPVVNVPGHWKPLAPLTAQVHQCVGACAVHAHSHERARLSSAPVSDFQGFWGAFGCSCFAF, encoded by the coding sequence ATGCCCGATGCCCCCGCCGACCTGATTCTGTACAACGGACGCCTGCACACCGTCGACCGCAAGAAACCCCAGGCCAGCGCCGTCGCGATCAAGGACGGGCACTTCGTAGTGGTCGGCAGCGATGCCCAGGCCATGGCCCTGCAAGGCCCCGGCACGCAGATCATTGACCTGCATGGGCGCACGGTGATTCCCGGTCTCAACGACTCCCATCTGCACCTGATTCGTGGCGGCCTCAATTACAACCTCGAACTGCGCTGGGAAGGCGTGCCGTCCCTGGCTGATGCGCTGCGTATGCTCAAGGATCAGGCCGACCGCACCCCCACGCCGCAATGGGTGCGGGTGGTCGGTGGCTGGAACGAGTTCCAGTTTGCCGAAAAACGCATGCCGACCCTTGAAGAACTGAACAAAGCCGCACCGGACACCCCGGTGTTCGTCCTGCACCTCTACGACCGTGCCCTGCTCAACCGCGCCGCGCTGAAAGTAGTCGGCTACACCCGCGACACGCCGAACCCGCCGGGTGGCGAGATCCAGCGCGATGCCAATGGCGACCCCACCGGCATGCTGATCGCCCGCCCGAACGCGATGATCCTCTACTCGACCCTGGCCAAGGGGCCGAAGCTGCCACTGGAATATCAGGTCAACTCCACCCGCCAGTTCATGCGCGAACTCAATCGACTGGGTGTCACCAGCGCCATCGATGCCGGCGGCGGTTATCAGAATTACCCGGACGACTATCAAGTCATTCAGCAACTGGCCAAAGACCAACAGCTCACGGTGCGCATTGCCTACAACCTGTTCACCCAGAAACCCAAGGAAGAGCTGAGCGATTTCAAAAACTGGACCAGCACCTCCCATTACGGCCAAGGCAATGACTTCCTGCGGCACAACGGCGCTGGGGAAATGCTGGTGTTTTCGGCTGCGGATTTCGAAGACTTCCTCGAGCCACGCCCCGACCTGCCGCAAACCATGGAGCAGGAACTGGAACCGGTGGTGCGGCATCTGGTGGAGCAGCGCTGGCCCTTCCGCCTGCACGCCACCTACAACGAATCCATCAGCCGCATGCTCGACGTGTTCGAGAAAGTCGACCGGGATATTCCGTTCAACGGTTTGCCGTGGTTCTTCGATCACGCCGAAACCATCACCCCGCGGAACATCGAACGGGTCAAGGCCCTGGGCGGCGGCATCGCCATTCAGGACCGCATGGCGTTCCAGGGCGAATACTTCGTCGACCGTTACGGAGCAAAAGCGGCTGAAGCAACACCACCCATCACGCGCATGCTCGCCGAGGGCGTACCGGTGGGTGCCGGCACCGATGCCACGCGCGTCTCCAGCTACAACCCCTGGACATCGCTGTACTGGCTGGTCAGCGGCCGCACCGTCGGCGGGCTGGCGCTCTACCCGCAAGGCTTGAGCCGCGATACCGCGCTGGAACTGTTCACCCACGGCAGCGCCTGGTTTTCCTCCGAACAAGGCAAGAAAGGCCAGATCAAGGTCGGGCAACTGGCGGACCTGATTGCGCTGTCGGCGGATTACTTTCACATCGAAGACGAAGCCATCAAATGGATCGAATCGGTGCTGACCATTGTCGACGGCAAGATCGTTCACGGTAGCGTCGAGTTCGAAAAACTGGGGCCACCGCCAATCCCGGTGGTGCCAGAGTGGTCGCCGGTGGTGAATGTACCGGGGCACTGGAAACCCCTGGCGCCACTGACCGCGCAAGTGCATCAGTGTGTGGGCGCGTGCGCGGTGCATGCCCACAGCCATGAACGGGCGCGGTTGTCATCGGCGCCGGTCAGTGACTTTCAAGGGTTTTGGGGGGCGTTTGGGTGTTCGTGTTTTGCGTTCTAA
- a CDS encoding SCP2 sterol-binding domain-containing protein, with the protein MTSVADAVQKMKAKFNPAAAAGLDLVFGFNITDEDKHYSLIVKDGTCELQEGENADANVTLIMDSETLKGIVSGETDGMQAFMGGKLRVEGDMMLSMKLSELFPA; encoded by the coding sequence ATGACCTCCGTAGCTGATGCCGTACAAAAAATGAAAGCCAAGTTCAACCCAGCCGCTGCAGCCGGTCTGGACCTGGTATTCGGTTTCAACATCACCGACGAAGACAAGCATTACTCGCTGATCGTAAAAGATGGCACCTGCGAACTGCAAGAAGGCGAAAATGCTGACGCCAACGTGACGCTGATCATGGACAGCGAAACCCTGAAAGGCATCGTCAGTGGCGAAACCGACGGCATGCAAGCCTTCATGGGTGGCAAGCTACGAGTGGAAGGCGACATGATGTTGTCGATGAAACTGTCCGAGCTGTTCCCGGCGTAA
- the sohB gene encoding protease SohB, with product MELLFEYAIFLAKTVTLVIAILVVLASFAALRSKGRRKAVGQLQVSKLNDFYKGLRERLEQTLLDKDQLKALRKSQAKTEKKQKKKPEAKPRVFVLDFDGDIKASATESLRHEITALLTLATPKDEVVLRLESGGGMVHSYGLASSQLARIREAGVPLTVCIDKVAASGGYMMACIGEKIISAPFAILGSIGVVAQLPNVNRLLKKHDIDFEVLTAGEYKRTLTVFGENTEKGREKFQEELDITHQLFKNFVSRYRPQLSIDEVATGEIWLGVSALDKRLVDELKTSDEYLAERAKQSELYHLHYAERKTLQERIGMAASGSIDRVLLSWWSRLTQQRFW from the coding sequence GTGGAGCTTTTGTTCGAGTACGCCATTTTTCTGGCCAAGACCGTGACTCTGGTGATCGCCATTCTGGTGGTCCTGGCCAGTTTCGCGGCGCTGCGCAGCAAAGGTCGGCGCAAGGCGGTCGGCCAGTTGCAAGTCAGCAAACTGAATGATTTCTACAAAGGCCTGCGCGAACGCCTGGAGCAAACCTTGCTCGACAAGGACCAGCTCAAGGCCCTGCGCAAGTCCCAGGCTAAAACCGAGAAAAAGCAAAAAAAGAAACCCGAGGCCAAGCCGCGGGTATTCGTGCTGGATTTCGATGGTGACATCAAGGCCTCGGCCACCGAAAGCCTGCGCCACGAAATCACCGCGTTGCTGACCCTCGCCACGCCAAAGGATGAAGTGGTGCTGCGGCTGGAGAGCGGCGGCGGCATGGTTCACAGCTATGGCCTGGCGTCTTCGCAACTGGCGCGCATTCGCGAGGCCGGCGTGCCGTTGACGGTGTGCATCGACAAGGTCGCGGCCAGCGGCGGCTACATGATGGCGTGCATCGGCGAGAAAATTATCAGCGCACCGTTCGCGATTCTCGGCTCGATCGGCGTGGTGGCGCAGTTGCCCAACGTCAATCGCCTGCTGAAAAAGCACGACATCGATTTCGAAGTGCTGACGGCCGGTGAGTACAAGCGCACCCTGACAGTGTTTGGCGAAAACACCGAGAAGGGCCGGGAGAAGTTCCAGGAAGAGCTGGACATCACCCACCAGCTGTTCAAAAACTTCGTTTCCCGTTATCGCCCGCAACTGTCTATCGACGAAGTGGCCACCGGGGAAATCTGGCTGGGCGTCTCGGCCCTGGACAAGCGACTGGTGGATGAACTCAAGACCAGCGATGAATACCTTGCCGAACGGGCTAAACAGTCTGAGCTTTATCATTTGCATTACGCCGAACGTAAAACGCTACAGGAGCGCATCGGCATGGCAGCCAGCGGTTCGATCGATCGCGTATTGCTGAGCTGGTGGAGTCGGTTGACCCAGCAACGCTTCTGGTAA
- a CDS encoding DUF6543 domain-containing protein, with protein MSPLPTHQHIPALTPEQQSIFFDLVKSNTPAWLLAASAPLRGELYESLNASHRSRSEVSSLLKTLQSPEDFCAPLLAKAMTDKLGTPLEVAGVVFQHVRSTSSLLGLRRKLVLPIDRDLLTAACENFELNETLPGNYNDTSLLYIPEKITGHAAKTLSIKPHEFAGLCRTLDLGKQYQSHLKRLFEPVSESHELRDKYIAHARNSFEVSRYVAFMKKHISAQVHQMLKAVKNRQSVTLGNNTLGYQTLKMFGVTLNGAMFIGPVKEHDDDDNRCVVYLPGDPLHPLKEYASFTDFEVELSRRLRHDDYRRWFMRYIKLADRSTFLKALDEKLLSSNTSPLPRHTVYVSLSGDDITGDIFQQTFRQYSDQVMADARILVVPTDDEDEKSRLGRLQTYTSIGINLVLFGASFLPVVGEVLLAVSAVQLLSQVYEGIASWSRGELEQATDYLFDTVENLILMAAFAAGTAAVASTYKTIRASVFIEGLRKVSCSDSRSRLWKPDLSPYQQRRTLSQGAVPDTRGLHWADGQAYLPIDTALYAVRPKTGTDLWEVLAPQGAGETYYPVLETNDVGAWRHDSELPQEWDRLKLFRRFGYSRDDVPDNAVTQIVAVCGIEDAVLRQAHISRSHPPALLVDTVHRFRADAAVTRFIEQMKEPSSASLADPDLQLHLLTTSDRWPGTAAVKVVNAAGGRISFHGAADAQAGETLSLNQDALDKGRLHTSLLSALSSGQREHLLNTKTTDAAAQTKALTTIIAEQAERNRPGLFTRIYQRTEVPSNARVAVLMKRFDGLPAAVADELVRHAESGEGDELDDDKIPLRLAEEASRFMQQVRVSRAYEGLYLNAAGGSYTDRLVLDTLEQLPGWTGNVWVQIRESSGNHNTSTSIGLAHDPEKVQVNVHADRYSVFVDTTTPSTTFAQRTRDHYFQALWHGLSARRKTLLGVHADDAGVVLREKITELALQRRKAIAQLIDDQPSRPGYTSPMRLADRPLAMPSTGHSNSLAITTSHDVLVRRALELYPLHSPRQIHALLNVTGTTVILSLKKLEAMRQEFMAIREDLSRWVSRQTWHQAPDGPRLEVPRLSKSSAAQAIIRSWRKEPEVIQSGEHPLGTLTFSAQPLGELPVIIGDFRHIGRLVMDGVGVSAGLNNFLKNFSNLRSLSLRGNHLTRLPLALTTMSRLVDLDLSNNLIQLTPASQSQLAGMTGLQSMNLAFNPSLTRAPDVSRMQHLERLSLQGAGINQWPAGALDLPRLRELDLRDNRIDTLPEEVLRGNPLPNKGTNLHGNPLSPDTFKGVSSYQKRTGVSLGVIASEYRRPTTRSVADATQSGLWLTGLDVAEAQTRRALWESLQAYPDSRGFFNVIARLSDIADYKRLYSDFSQRIWNVLEAAGEDDRLRRALFRLARLGRVSADGYSASFSEMEVLVLCYQANTAATATGAGFLEQQFIGLLRGLFRLQEVEGFALADINTRTGPQQQSYEHALEISLAYRVGLSERLGLPSQPRTMTSPWNVVVTPAMLERVYQAVLTTERSSALLEWIIGQRFWVEYLEAAHQDQFFAISDRSARAFAQLEEQVELTREVASERMNALIDNFKNERRDLLRQLSSLALARHRAPEVPSTSSRSGASR; from the coding sequence ATGTCTCCTCTGCCCACCCATCAACACATTCCTGCCTTAACGCCAGAGCAACAGAGCATTTTTTTTGATCTGGTTAAAAGTAATACCCCTGCCTGGCTTCTGGCTGCATCAGCCCCATTGCGAGGTGAGCTGTATGAAAGCCTCAATGCCAGCCATCGCTCACGAAGTGAGGTGTCCAGCCTTCTCAAAACCCTTCAATCCCCTGAAGACTTCTGTGCTCCGTTACTGGCCAAAGCCATGACCGACAAGCTGGGCACGCCGCTGGAGGTGGCGGGTGTGGTCTTTCAGCATGTACGGTCAACCTCCAGCCTGCTGGGCCTTCGCCGAAAGCTTGTCTTGCCGATCGACCGGGATTTACTGACCGCAGCCTGTGAAAATTTTGAACTCAACGAAACACTGCCGGGAAACTACAACGACACTTCGTTGCTATATATTCCTGAAAAAATCACCGGACACGCCGCCAAAACACTGTCGATAAAACCCCACGAATTTGCCGGATTGTGCCGGACACTGGATTTAGGAAAGCAATACCAGTCCCACCTTAAGCGCCTGTTTGAACCGGTATCCGAGAGCCACGAACTACGCGACAAATACATTGCACATGCCCGGAACAGTTTTGAAGTCAGCAGGTATGTGGCGTTCATGAAGAAACATATCAGCGCGCAAGTTCATCAAATGTTGAAGGCGGTGAAGAACCGGCAATCTGTCACGCTGGGTAATAACACGCTGGGATATCAGACGTTGAAGATGTTTGGTGTGACGCTCAATGGCGCGATGTTCATCGGCCCCGTCAAAGAGCATGACGATGACGATAACCGTTGCGTCGTCTATCTGCCGGGTGACCCGCTGCATCCGCTGAAAGAATACGCATCGTTCACCGATTTCGAGGTGGAGTTGAGTCGGCGATTGCGACACGACGACTATCGCCGATGGTTCATGCGCTACATCAAGCTTGCCGACCGTTCGACTTTCCTGAAAGCCCTTGATGAAAAGTTACTGTCGTCAAACACCTCGCCGCTTCCTCGTCATACGGTGTATGTGTCGTTATCCGGTGACGACATTACGGGCGATATATTCCAGCAGACCTTTCGCCAGTATTCGGACCAGGTCATGGCGGATGCCAGAATTCTGGTTGTTCCAACGGACGATGAAGACGAAAAGTCCCGTCTCGGCAGGCTTCAGACCTATACGTCCATCGGTATCAACCTGGTGTTGTTTGGCGCGTCTTTTTTGCCTGTCGTAGGCGAGGTCCTGTTGGCGGTGAGCGCCGTGCAACTGCTGTCGCAGGTGTATGAAGGTATTGCCAGCTGGTCGAGGGGTGAGCTGGAGCAGGCCACGGATTATCTGTTCGATACCGTCGAGAACCTGATTTTGATGGCGGCATTTGCGGCAGGTACGGCCGCCGTCGCAAGTACATACAAAACCATCCGGGCGTCTGTTTTTATCGAGGGCCTGAGAAAGGTCTCCTGCTCTGACTCGCGTAGCCGCTTGTGGAAGCCTGATCTGTCGCCTTATCAACAGCGCCGGACGCTGTCGCAAGGGGCAGTACCTGATACCAGAGGGCTGCACTGGGCGGACGGGCAAGCTTATCTTCCAATCGACACCGCCCTTTATGCTGTGCGCCCCAAAACCGGAACGGATCTGTGGGAGGTACTTGCGCCGCAGGGTGCCGGGGAGACCTATTACCCCGTGCTTGAAACCAACGATGTGGGGGCCTGGCGCCACGACTCGGAGCTGCCACAGGAATGGGATCGGCTGAAACTGTTTCGCCGGTTCGGTTACTCCCGTGATGACGTGCCTGATAACGCGGTTACGCAGATTGTTGCCGTCTGCGGGATCGAAGATGCTGTGCTGCGCCAGGCTCACATATCCCGAAGCCATCCACCGGCATTACTGGTCGATACAGTGCATCGGTTTCGGGCAGACGCTGCGGTCACGCGTTTTATCGAGCAAATGAAGGAGCCCTCGTCAGCTTCCTTGGCGGACCCTGACCTGCAATTGCATCTGCTGACAACCTCTGACAGGTGGCCTGGCACCGCCGCCGTCAAGGTTGTCAATGCTGCAGGTGGGCGCATCAGCTTCCATGGCGCTGCCGACGCGCAGGCGGGGGAGACCCTCAGCCTCAATCAGGACGCGCTGGATAAAGGGCGGTTGCATACCTCGTTATTGTCAGCCTTGAGCAGTGGTCAGCGTGAGCATCTGTTGAATACGAAAACCACGGACGCGGCCGCTCAGACCAAGGCCCTGACAACGATCATTGCCGAACAAGCCGAACGCAACAGGCCTGGGCTGTTTACGCGGATCTATCAACGCACCGAAGTCCCGAGCAATGCCCGTGTAGCCGTATTGATGAAAAGGTTTGACGGTTTGCCTGCGGCTGTCGCCGACGAGCTGGTCAGGCATGCCGAATCCGGGGAAGGGGACGAGCTCGATGATGACAAAATACCCCTGAGGCTGGCGGAGGAGGCCAGTCGCTTCATGCAGCAGGTGCGTGTCAGCCGGGCATACGAAGGGTTGTATCTCAATGCTGCGGGAGGTTCCTATACTGACCGTTTGGTACTCGACACCCTTGAGCAACTGCCAGGCTGGACGGGCAATGTATGGGTTCAGATACGGGAGTCATCAGGTAACCACAACACGTCGACCAGTATCGGATTGGCGCACGATCCGGAGAAAGTGCAAGTCAACGTCCACGCCGATCGATACAGCGTATTTGTCGACACCACAACACCCTCGACCACATTCGCCCAACGTACACGTGATCATTATTTCCAGGCCCTTTGGCATGGGCTCTCGGCCAGGCGCAAGACCTTGCTGGGCGTACACGCGGATGATGCCGGGGTTGTATTGCGAGAGAAAATCACGGAGCTTGCCCTGCAGCGACGAAAAGCTATAGCGCAGCTCATTGATGATCAGCCATCGCGGCCGGGCTACACCTCGCCCATGAGGCTGGCAGACAGGCCGTTGGCGATGCCTTCGACAGGGCACTCCAACAGCCTTGCCATCACCACTAGCCATGACGTGCTGGTGCGTCGTGCGCTGGAGCTATATCCATTGCATTCTCCCAGGCAAATCCACGCCCTGCTTAACGTTACGGGGACGACCGTGATTTTGTCGCTGAAGAAGTTGGAGGCAATGAGGCAGGAGTTCATGGCAATCAGGGAAGACTTGAGTCGCTGGGTGAGCCGCCAAACCTGGCATCAAGCTCCCGATGGCCCAAGGCTGGAGGTGCCGAGGCTCAGCAAGTCTAGCGCGGCTCAGGCGATCATTCGCAGCTGGCGCAAGGAGCCAGAGGTCATCCAATCAGGCGAGCACCCTCTCGGCACACTCACGTTTTCCGCCCAGCCTTTGGGAGAGCTGCCGGTCATTATCGGAGATTTCAGGCATATAGGCAGGCTGGTGATGGACGGCGTGGGCGTCAGTGCCGGATTGAACAACTTTCTGAAAAACTTCAGCAATCTTCGAAGCCTGTCCCTGCGGGGCAACCACCTCACAAGGTTGCCGCTGGCGCTGACCACCATGTCCCGATTGGTTGATCTGGATCTGAGCAACAACCTGATTCAACTGACCCCGGCCTCGCAATCTCAGTTGGCCGGGATGACCGGTCTGCAATCGATGAACCTGGCTTTTAATCCGAGCCTGACTCGGGCCCCCGATGTCAGCCGGATGCAACACTTGGAGAGGCTGAGCCTGCAGGGTGCGGGGATAAATCAATGGCCTGCGGGCGCCTTGGATCTGCCGAGGTTGCGTGAGCTTGATTTGCGTGACAATCGGATAGATACACTTCCAGAGGAGGTACTCAGGGGCAATCCGTTGCCTAACAAGGGAACCAATCTTCATGGCAACCCATTATCGCCCGACACCTTCAAGGGGGTATCTTCGTATCAGAAAAGGACCGGTGTCAGTCTTGGGGTCATCGCCTCAGAGTATCGTCGGCCTACCACGCGTTCCGTGGCTGACGCGACTCAGAGCGGACTATGGCTGACCGGGCTCGACGTCGCCGAGGCTCAGACCCGACGTGCCCTGTGGGAGTCTTTGCAGGCTTATCCGGATTCGAGGGGCTTTTTCAATGTGATCGCGCGTTTGTCCGACATTGCCGATTACAAGCGACTGTATTCCGACTTCAGTCAGCGAATCTGGAACGTTCTGGAGGCCGCGGGCGAAGATGATCGCTTGCGACGTGCATTGTTTCGGCTGGCTCGTCTCGGGCGGGTCAGCGCCGATGGCTATTCGGCCTCATTCAGCGAAATGGAAGTGCTGGTGTTGTGCTACCAGGCCAATACCGCCGCCACCGCCACCGGAGCTGGGTTCCTGGAGCAGCAATTCATTGGGCTGCTCAGGGGCTTGTTTCGCCTGCAGGAGGTCGAGGGCTTTGCGCTGGCTGACATCAACACCCGTACCGGTCCCCAACAGCAAAGCTACGAGCATGCACTGGAGATCAGTCTGGCGTATCGCGTCGGGCTGTCAGAACGCCTGGGCTTGCCGTCCCAGCCACGGACAATGACATCGCCCTGGAATGTCGTGGTCACACCAGCGATGCTGGAGCGGGTTTATCAGGCAGTCCTGACGACTGAACGCAGCAGTGCATTGCTGGAGTGGATCATCGGTCAAAGGTTTTGGGTGGAGTATCTGGAGGCGGCCCATCAAGACCAGTTCTTCGCTATCTCGGATCGGTCAGCGCGGGCGTTTGCGCAACTCGAGGAACAGGTCGAACTCACCCGCGAAGTCGCCAGCGAGCGAATGAATGCCCTCATCGACAACTTCAAGAATGAGCGTCGGGACTTGCTCAGACAACTGTCTTCCCTGGCATTGGCGCGCCATCGCGCCCCTGAAGTCCCGAGTACCAGTTCCCGCTCGGGGGCATCCCGATGA